GAAAGCGCCCGGTTAGAGCTGCCGCTTGGTGGCGGGGTAGCGGTTGAAGGTGCCCATGCCCTGCGCTACGGCGAGGGGGTGGGCATCGGCAGGGTCGGCCTGGCGATAAATGCTGCCGCTTACTACCACAATAGACTTGCCGGCGTGCTGCACCTGCGCCACGGCCCGCAGCTCGTCGCCGAGGTGTACCGGGCGCAGGTAGTTGATTTTAAACTCCACCGTCGATACGAGGTCGCCGGCGGTGAAGGCCTGCGTAAGCGCCGCCGCGCCCAACACTGCATCCATAAGCCCGGCCAGCACGCCGCCGTGCGCCGTGCCCGGCGATGACAAATGCGCCTCCTGAATGCGCATCCGGTACTCGGCCTGGCCAGGGGCCGGCACGGTGAGCTCCATGCCATTGGCCCGGCCATATAGATTAATTTGATTGTAACGGGCTACTAAGTCAGTCCAGTCGGTGGGTTGGGAAGGCATTGGTGGGAAGTAAAGAGTACAGGAGGCGGCCAGTATATAGCGTAACCGTAAGCCTCACGTAAACGGCCGCCTGCCTGCAAGCTAACGCCGCCGGTCGGCCGCTACCTTTGCCGGGCTTAAATTGGCGGGCAGTAGCTGGTATTACCTGGTTTGCCAGCCTCCTGAGCGGCTGTTTTCACCTTCTATTTCAGATAACCATGCCTTCCTTCGACATCGTCAGCAAAGTAGATTCGCAAACGCTGGAAAACGCGGTAAATACCGCGAAGAAAGAGCTGGCCACCCGTTACGACCTGCGCGATACCAAGGGTGGCCTGGAACTCGACAAAAAAGGGAATACCATTCAGCTCAGCTCCGAAAACTCCATGCGTATCAAGGCCCTGGAGGATATTCTGCTTACCCGCATCGTAAAGCAGGGTATCGACGGCACGGCGCTCGACTTCACGGCCGAAGAGCAACCCAGCGGCGCGCTCGTTAAGAAAACCATTAAGGTGCGCGCCGGGGTCGATAAAGATGCTGGCCGCAAGATTATCAAAACTATCAAGGATAGCAAACTAAAGGTCGAAGCTCAGATGCAGGACGACCAGATTCGCGTAACGGCCAAGAAAATAGATGACTTGCAGGCCGTTATTGCCCTGCTGCGCCGCTCCGACAACGGCCAGCCGCTGCAATTTGTTAATATGAAGTCGTAGTGGCAGCTGCCGCGCTGAAGCAGCCGACCTGAACAAACGAGCGGCAGACGCTGACAGCCGGGCCGGGGCAGTTGACTTTTGCCCCGTTGCCGTTTCATGTAGCTTACATTCGCCCTATTTCCCTGGTTAGAAAATTTGTCACCTTTCGCTGCCTTTTCCTCCGAGCACTTTGCCGCCTTCTCACAGTTGCAGACCTGGGTAAGCCTGCTCACGCTCACGCTGATGGAAATCGTATTAGGTATAGATAATATTATATTTATATCTATTACCGTTAATCGTCTGGCACCGGCTGAGCAGGCGCGGGGCCGCACCATTGGCTTGCTGCTGGCGCTGGTGTTCCGCATCGGGCTGCTAATGAGCATCTCCTGGATTGTGAGCCTGCGCTCGGCGCTGTTCACGCTCAACCTGCCGCCGCTGGTCGAGCACTTTGGCGTGAGCGGCCGCGACCTGATTTTGCTGGCCGGGGGCTTATTTCTGATGTACAAAAGCACCACCGAAATACACACCAAGCTTCAGGGCGAGGAAGAGGAGGTGCGTGCGGGTGCCGCGCATGCCATGCTGCCGGCCATCATCCTGCAAATCATCATTATTGATATCGTATTCAGCTTCGACTCTATCCTGACGGCCGTGGGGCTGGTAGATAATGTGCTGGTGATGATAGCCGCCGTTATCTGCGCCATGGGTATTATGCTGGCCTTTAGCGGGGCAGTGGCCAACTTTGTCAACCGCAACCCGACCATCAAGATGCTGGCGCTGTCCTTTCTCATTATGATTGGCTTTATGCTGGTAATGGAGGCGGCCCACAAAGAAGTGGAGAAAGGCTATCTCTATTTTGCTATGGCCTTTTCCTTCGTGGTGGAGCTGCTGAATATGCGGCTGCGCCGTAAAGCCAAGCCGGTGTCGCTCCGCGATTCACCCTACGACTAGGGCAGCTGCCTTATTCGGAAAGGCAGCGCAGCAGCTCGGGCACGCTGCTGAGCACGCGCTGCTGCGCCAGGTCGAGCAGCCGGCGGTTGAGCTCGCGGCGGTGCCGGCGATAAAACGCCAGCTCGGCCAGCGTTAGCTGGCCCGTTATCAGGCCAATGATACTGGCCCGCAGGCGCGTGTGCCGGGCCAGCAGCTCGCCGAGCAGGCGGTTGGCCTCGGTGGCATCGGCCGTGGCCAGGGGCAGGCGGTAGTCGAGGGCGACATCGGCCACGGCGGCCAGCAGCACCGGCTGCTGAAGCTTTAGGAGGGGCCGCAGCACCTGCTGCTGAAAATCGGCCACCGTGGCCGGGGTAGGAATAGCGGCCGGCTGGCCGGCAATGGCGGGGCGCAGGGCCAGCAGCGCCGCATCGGGCCGCGTGAAGGGAATAGAAGCAGACATAGGAAAAGTAGTTTACGTGCATAAAAAA
The sequence above is drawn from the Hymenobacter baengnokdamensis genome and encodes:
- a CDS encoding YajQ family cyclic di-GMP-binding protein, which gives rise to MPSFDIVSKVDSQTLENAVNTAKKELATRYDLRDTKGGLELDKKGNTIQLSSENSMRIKALEDILLTRIVKQGIDGTALDFTAEEQPSGALVKKTIKVRAGVDKDAGRKIIKTIKDSKLKVEAQMQDDQIRVTAKKIDDLQAVIALLRRSDNGQPLQFVNMKS
- a CDS encoding TerC family protein, translated to MEIVLGIDNIIFISITVNRLAPAEQARGRTIGLLLALVFRIGLLMSISWIVSLRSALFTLNLPPLVEHFGVSGRDLILLAGGLFLMYKSTTEIHTKLQGEEEEVRAGAAHAMLPAIILQIIIIDIVFSFDSILTAVGLVDNVLVMIAAVICAMGIMLAFSGAVANFVNRNPTIKMLALSFLIMIGFMLVMEAAHKEVEKGYLYFAMAFSFVVELLNMRLRRKAKPVSLRDSPYD
- a CDS encoding PaaI family thioesterase, which produces MPSQPTDWTDLVARYNQINLYGRANGMELTVPAPGQAEYRMRIQEAHLSSPGTAHGGVLAGLMDAVLGAAALTQAFTAGDLVSTVEFKINYLRPVHLGDELRAVAQVQHAGKSIVVVSGSIYRQADPADAHPLAVAQGMGTFNRYPATKRQL